One genomic region from Plasmodium gaboni strain SY75 chromosome Unknown, whole genome shotgun sequence encodes:
- a CDS encoding acyl-CoA synthetase, with translation MNILLSLFLFVIYVFYVLPCQTQPTNRKKRFAEICKSAENKNESSVYCMKDYKMKSSIYKYKHLMNIFLDKYKLDNNNLAIVENCCGEVENSITYGNFSKKVLSFSHSLKTYEGTGIPEKIYDEEKNNGKFRLLGLYGNNSTNWLITDLACMMSGITTLVIQSKFSIDIIVDILNETKLEWLCLDLDLVEGILNRKNDLP, from the coding sequence atgaatattttattaagtttgtttttgtttgttatatatgtattttatgttttacCATGTCAAACACAACCTACTAATAGAAAAAAGCGTTTCGCTGAAATATGTAAAAGTGcagaaaataaaaatgaatcGAGCGTATACTGTATGAAAgattataaaatgaaaagttcaatatataaatataaacatcttatgaatatttttttagataaatataaattagataataataatttggCAATAGTCGAGAATTGTTGCGGAGAAGTAGAAAATTCTATAACATATGGAAATTTTTCTAAAAAGGTGTTATCGTTTAGTCATTCTTTGAAGACATATGAAGGTACAGGTATTCcagaaaaaatatatgatgaagaaaaaaataatggAAAATTTCGATTATTAGGATTATATGGTAATAATTCAACTAATTGGTTAATTACTGATTTGGCTTGTATGATGAGTGGCATTACAACATTAGTAATTCAATCGAAATTTAGTATAGATATAATTgtagatatattaaatgaaacAAAATTAGAATGGTTATGTTTAGATTTAGATTTGGTTGAAGGAATATTAAATCGTAAAAATGATTTGCCATA